One window of Quercus robur chromosome 12, dhQueRobu3.1, whole genome shotgun sequence genomic DNA carries:
- the LOC126710031 gene encoding pathogenesis-related protein STH-21-like, whose translation MGVISFAQEYESPIDPGRLFKALIVDSHNLCPKLMSQSINSIEIIEGDGDVGSIKQINFAQGIHFKHATLRMDELDTKNYRCKYTIVEGDVLGEKLKSIKYEVKFVADEHGGCICKMLSEYYSDQEIEFKDEDIEFGKERATEMYKVVEAYLLTNPHTYV comes from the exons ATGGGTGTGATAAGTTTTGCTCAAGAGTATGAATCACCAATTGATCCTGGTAGATTATTCAAGGCCTTGATAGTTGACTCGCATAATCTATGCCCAAAGCTCATGTCTCAGTCCATTAATAGCATTGAAATCATTGAAGGAGATGGAGATGTTGGAAGTATCAAGCAAATTAATTTTGCTCAAG GTATTCATTTCAAACATGCAACGCTCCGGATGGATGAGCTAGACACGAAGAATTACCGGTGCAAGTACACTATAGTTGAAGGAGATGTGTTGGGAGAGAAGCTCAAATCCATTAAGTACGAGGTGAAGTTTGTAGCTGATGAACATGGAGGCTGCATTTGTAAGATGTTGAGTGAGTATTACTCGGATCAAGAAATTGAGTTCAAGGATGAGGACATAGAGTTTGGCAAAGAAAGAGCAACAGAGATGTACAAAGTAGTGGAAGCTTACCTCTTGACAAATCCTCATACctatgtttaa